A stretch of DNA from Rheinheimera sp. MMS21-TC3:
GCTTTTTAAGCGTTACTGCCGCTACGGCTGCTATATTTTCTTTTGGCTTAACAGCGACTTTAGGCTTACTGACTGCTGGTTTATTTTGGCTTACTTGCGCCAGCAAGCTATTTAGCTGCTGTTGTTGCTGCTTAGCCAGTACATCGACTTCGGCTTTCTCTTCCGTTAATAACGCCGACAGATAATGTTGCATCACCTTATGACTCGCATTTAAATTGCTCATCATCTACTCCGAGCTTAACTGCAACAAATAAGTCAACAAGGTATTATAAGCAAATACGCCACGTGATGAAGCTGCATAAATATTAGGTGGCGTATGCGCTAAGCTAGCATCTCTAAACTTAGTATCAATAGGGATAACAGACGGCCAAACCTTATCTTTGTGATTCAACTTTAATGTTTTATAGGCTTCTAGGGAAGCATTAGTTCTTTTATCATACATAGTGGCAACTATAGTATAAGGATATATTTTTTTCTGCGAACTAGACATTAATTGAATTGTAGCGATCATTCGATCTAAGCCTTTTAAGGCCAAAAATTCAGTTTGCACCGGTATAACTAATCTATCACATGCTGCTATTGCATTAACCATCAACACCCCCATTACAGGTGGACAATCAATTAACACATAATCATACTCAGACTCTATTTTTAATAAGGCTTTTTTCAACATTAAGCCCATACCGCCACGAGCACCTAAAGAGCGATCTAAGGTAGACAGCGCCATAGATGCTGGCAAAATATCTAAATTTGTAACGCCACTTGGGCAAAGCGACTGTAAAACTTGCTCAGAAGTTACATCGTTACCGCGAATAAAAATATCGTAAACGCTCATCTCCAATTCTTCAGCGTCAATGCCAAAGTAATAGGTTAATGAAGCATGGGGGTCGGTATCAACTAACAGTACTCTGTTACCTCGCTCTGCTAATAAGCCTGCTAAGCTAACAGCTGTTGTCGTTTTACCTACGCCCCCTTTTTGATTGGCAACTGTCCAAATAATCACACTATTGTCCTTGCTCTTGTGGAGCCGGTGGTCGTGTTGTAATACGAATACCGCCTCCAGGTAAGGCAATTATTTTAATACTGCCATCATCTTGAGTAATCTGTTGTAGCTTTTGTTGTAACTGAACATCTTCAGGCTGAGATTCTACAGATGCTGGCTCAACTTGCTGATAACCATAACGAGAAATGGCAATCACTACTTTGCGGTTTTCAGCTCGACCTTGAGCGGTGTTATTATCAGTAAAGGGATAATACTGACCAAACCCCTCAATGGCCATTCGAAAAGGGTTAGTGCCTAATTGCTCTAAAACACGTAACACAGAAGCAGCTCGACTCGCCGACAACTGCCAGTTTGAAGCAAAAATCTCATTATTAATCGGACGATTATCGGTATAACCGCGAACCCGAATATAATTATCTATCGGATTAATAATTTTTGTTATTTCAGTTAATAAGGTTACAGCTGAGTCAGTTGTCGTAGCGCTACCACTAGCAAAGAGTAAGCCGCTATTTAACTCAATAGTTAGCCAATTTTCATCACGTTGAATTTTAGTTAAGCCTTGGTCAATTAAGCTATCTAAGGCTTTTACCAATTGCTGCTCTACTGATATTAAGGGACTACCTAGCTTTTTATGATCAACTTCTGACAAAGTACTAGCATCAGCTAATAAAGTAGGGCCTTTTGCAGGCTCTAACGAAGTGCCATATAAAGTTAATTCACTTTGTGGGCCAATATGGCTTAATAAACCTTTCCCCTTTAATCCAGTTTCAGACTCCGTTGGCGTATCAAAAATACGGGTCAAACTTTGGGCTAAAGCACTATATTGTTCTTCTTTAATAATCGACATTGCGTACAGGACAACAAAGAGCGCAAACAAAAGCGTCATAAAATCAGCATAAGAAACTAACCAGCGATCTAAATGCTCATCATGTTGCTGCTGATGCCTGCTGCGATGACGATACATAGCATTAATCCAATTGGTAAGCTGCCAGCTTACGTTCAATGCTGTAAGGGTTTTCCCCATATGAAATTGAGACTAAACCTTCCACTATCAACTCATGGTAAAGTGTGCGCTGCTGAACTAAATTTTTTAATTTATTGCCTATAGGTAAAAATAGAAAGTTAGCAAAGCCAACTCCATAAATAGTGGCAACAAAAGCAGTTGCTATGCCCATGCCTAGTAATTGTGGTTCAGAAATATTTGCCAAAGCCTGAATAAGCCCCAGCACCGCTCCTATAATACCTATGGTTGGGCTATAACCGCCCATAGCATCAAAAATTCTGGCTCCGCGCATTAAACGCTCATGCTCTAAGGTTAATTCAGCATCTAGTGTATCTTGCAGTACAGTTGGCTCTACACCGTCTACCAACATATTTAAACCACGATGTAAAAACTTATCTTTTTCTATTAAAGCATCATCTTCTAACGCTAAAAAACCACTATTTCTGGCTGCTGTACTCCAATTAACAATACGTTTTGAAGTTTGTTGTAACGGATTTTCTACAGGGTGAAACACCCAAGGCAACAGTTTTAAACCTTGTTTAAATTGAGAAGAAGGTGTTTGTAACATGACAGCGCCTATAGTACCGCCAGCGACAATTAAAAAAGCGGGCAAGTGCAATAAGGTAATTAAACTGCCACCTTCCATTACAAAGCCACCAGCTACAGCGACAATAGCTAGAAGAAATCCCGCTAAAGCTAACTTATCCATGATTTAGCTCCTGCAATAAACACTTCACAACATCGCTTAACTTTACTTCTTCATCCATTAAACCAGCTTGGGCAATAGCTTGAGGCATACCATAAACAATACAGCTAGCTTCATCTTGGGCCCATATTTGCGCCCCTTGTTGCTTTAACATTCTTGCCCCTTCACGACCATCAGCCCCCATACCTGTTAACACTATTGCTAAAACTTTATCGGCAAATACTTTGGCGGCTGTAGCAAAAGTTATATCAACACTGGGCTTAAAAGTAATACGGGGCGAGTCATCTTCTCGTATTCTTAACCGAACTTGGCTAGGTGCACCTTCCAGTAGCATTTGTTTGCCACCAGGAGCAAGATAAGCTACGCCAGGCTGCAGTAAGTCACCATCTTCGGCTTCTTTAACACTAATTTTAGCT
This window harbors:
- a CDS encoding ParA family protein codes for the protein MIIWTVANQKGGVGKTTTAVSLAGLLAERGNRVLLVDTDPHASLTYYFGIDAEELEMSVYDIFIRGNDVTSEQVLQSLCPSGVTNLDILPASMALSTLDRSLGARGGMGLMLKKALLKIESEYDYVLIDCPPVMGVLMVNAIAACDRLVIPVQTEFLALKGLDRMIATIQLMSSSQKKIYPYTIVATMYDKRTNASLEAYKTLKLNHKDKVWPSVIPIDTKFRDASLAHTPPNIYAASSRGVFAYNTLLTYLLQLSSE
- a CDS encoding flagellar motor protein MotB translates to MYRHRSRHQQQHDEHLDRWLVSYADFMTLLFALFVVLYAMSIIKEEQYSALAQSLTRIFDTPTESETGLKGKGLLSHIGPQSELTLYGTSLEPAKGPTLLADASTLSEVDHKKLGSPLISVEQQLVKALDSLIDQGLTKIQRDENWLTIELNSGLLFASGSATTTDSAVTLLTEITKIINPIDNYIRVRGYTDNRPINNEIFASNWQLSASRAASVLRVLEQLGTNPFRMAIEGFGQYYPFTDNNTAQGRAENRKVVIAISRYGYQQVEPASVESQPEDVQLQQKLQQITQDDGSIKIIALPGGGIRITTRPPAPQEQGQ
- a CDS encoding flagellar motor protein, with product MDKLALAGFLLAIVAVAGGFVMEGGSLITLLHLPAFLIVAGGTIGAVMLQTPSSQFKQGLKLLPWVFHPVENPLQQTSKRIVNWSTAARNSGFLALEDDALIEKDKFLHRGLNMLVDGVEPTVLQDTLDAELTLEHERLMRGARIFDAMGGYSPTIGIIGAVLGLIQALANISEPQLLGMGIATAFVATIYGVGFANFLFLPIGNKLKNLVQQRTLYHELIVEGLVSISYGENPYSIERKLAAYQLD